Proteins co-encoded in one Blastocatellia bacterium genomic window:
- a CDS encoding nucleoside permease, producing MDTKTYLRLSVMMFLEFFVWGAWFVTLGTHLGEELRFSGSQIGYTYLMNNIAAIISPFFVGMIADRYFASQKLMGLLHLIGGGLMFWSAGLTTFGPLLFGLLLYNLTYMPTLALVNAISFRQMETPEQQFPKVRVWGTIGWIVAGLVISFILTKSYGDGVERTAVPLKMAAIASIILGLYSFTLPSTPPQNAGKKISAGEVLGLKALRLMKQKSFFIFVLCSLLISIPLAFYYSFTNLYLNDLGMQGVAAKQSLGQMSEVGFMILMPVFFARLGVKKMLLVGMLAWVVRYAFFATGNLGSLEWMLYAGILLHGVCYDFFFVTGQIYVDKKASRDVRASAQGFITLVTYGVGLGLGTVIAGYLVEAFTKTTAGRPVYDWKAIWWIPAVFAAAVALFFALTFNDRKAEQAAQAD from the coding sequence ATGGACACAAAAACCTACTTGCGGTTGAGCGTGATGATGTTTTTGGAGTTCTTTGTCTGGGGCGCGTGGTTCGTGACGCTGGGCACACATCTCGGCGAAGAGTTGCGCTTCAGCGGCAGCCAGATCGGCTACACCTACTTGATGAACAACATCGCCGCCATCATCTCGCCGTTTTTCGTCGGCATGATCGCCGACCGCTATTTCGCCTCGCAGAAGCTAATGGGCCTGCTGCACTTGATCGGCGGCGGCTTGATGTTCTGGTCTGCCGGATTGACGACGTTCGGGCCGCTGCTCTTCGGCTTGCTGCTGTATAACCTGACTTACATGCCGACGCTGGCGCTGGTCAACGCCATCTCGTTCAGGCAGATGGAGACGCCGGAGCAACAGTTCCCCAAAGTGCGCGTCTGGGGCACCATCGGCTGGATCGTCGCCGGCCTGGTCATCTCCTTCATCCTCACGAAGTCGTATGGCGACGGCGTCGAGCGAACCGCCGTGCCGTTGAAGATGGCGGCAATCGCCTCGATCATTTTAGGGCTCTACTCGTTCACGCTGCCGAGCACGCCGCCGCAGAACGCCGGCAAGAAGATCAGCGCCGGCGAAGTCCTCGGCTTGAAGGCGCTGCGGCTGATGAAGCAGAAGTCGTTCTTCATCTTCGTCCTCTGCTCGCTGCTGATTTCGATCCCGCTCGCCTTCTATTACAGCTTCACCAACCTCTACCTGAACGACCTGGGCATGCAGGGAGTCGCCGCCAAGCAGAGCCTCGGGCAGATGTCTGAAGTCGGCTTCATGATTTTGATGCCGGTCTTCTTTGCGCGGCTCGGCGTCAAGAAGATGCTGCTGGTCGGCATGCTGGCGTGGGTGGTGCGCTACGCCTTCTTCGCGACCGGCAACCTCGGCTCGCTCGAATGGATGCTCTATGCCGGCATCCTGCTGCACGGCGTCTGTTACGATTTCTTCTTTGTCACCGGCCAGATTTACGTAGACAAGAAGGCGTCGCGCGACGTCCGCGCCAGCGCGCAGGGATTCATCACGCTGGTAACGTATGGCGTCGGCCTCGGACTCGGCACGGTGATCGCGGGCTACCTCGTCGAAGCGTTTACGAAAACCACGGCGGGCCGACCGGTTTATGACTGGAAAGCCATCTGGTGGATACCGGCGGTCTTTGCCGCCGCTGTGGCGCTCTTCTTTGCGCTGACGTTCAATGACCGCAAGGCCGAGCAGGCGGCGCAAGCCGACTAA
- a CDS encoding LLM class F420-dependent oxidoreductase, whose translation MRLGLNFGYWGAGPADNIQLAQEAERLGYDSLWTAEAWGSDAISPLVWLAARTERIRVGTAIMQIPARTPAMAAMTAATVDLLTGGRFLLGLGVSGPQVVEGWHGVVYGKLLTRTREYVSIVRTILKRERPLEHHGEYYDIPVSGGTGLGKPLKLIVHPLRPNIPIYLAAIGPKNVALAAEIADGWLPVFFSPKRMEVFRASLEEGLARRTDGKTLDDLDIAPTVSVVMGDDVNACRQQIKPHLALYVGGMGARGKNFYNDLARRYGYEDAAARIQDLYLSGKKHEAVAAVPDELVDEVALCGPRERIKDQLAMWREAGVKTLICGASSLDAVRAVAELAQ comes from the coding sequence ATGCGACTGGGACTCAACTTCGGCTACTGGGGCGCAGGCCCCGCCGATAACATTCAACTCGCGCAAGAAGCCGAGCGGCTCGGTTACGATTCGCTGTGGACGGCGGAGGCGTGGGGATCGGACGCCATATCGCCGCTCGTGTGGCTGGCGGCGCGCACCGAACGCATCCGCGTCGGCACGGCCATCATGCAGATACCTGCGCGCACGCCGGCGATGGCGGCGATGACCGCCGCGACGGTTGACCTGTTGACCGGAGGCCGTTTTCTGTTAGGACTCGGCGTCTCCGGGCCACAGGTCGTCGAAGGCTGGCACGGCGTCGTCTATGGAAAACTACTGACGCGAACGCGCGAATACGTCAGCATTGTGCGAACGATCTTGAAGCGCGAGCGACCGCTCGAACACCACGGCGAGTACTATGACATCCCAGTCAGCGGCGGCACCGGCCTGGGCAAGCCGCTCAAGCTGATCGTCCACCCCTTGCGCCCGAACATTCCCATCTACCTGGCGGCGATTGGCCCAAAGAATGTCGCGCTCGCGGCAGAGATTGCCGATGGCTGGCTGCCGGTCTTCTTCTCGCCGAAGCGCATGGAGGTCTTTCGCGCCTCGCTCGAAGAAGGGCTGGCGCGGCGCACCGATGGCAAGACGCTTGATGATCTCGACATCGCGCCGACGGTCTCTGTGGTGATGGGCGATGATGTGAATGCTTGCCGGCAGCAGATCAAGCCGCACCTGGCGCTCTACGTCGGCGGCATGGGAGCGCGCGGTAAGAATTTCTATAACGACCTGGCGCGGCGTTACGGTTACGAAGATGCGGCGGCGCGCATTCAGGATTTGTATCTGAGCGGCAAGAAGCATGAAGCCGTTGCCGCAGTGCCGGACGAACTGGTTGACGAAGTCGCGCTCTGCGGGCCGCGCGAGCGCATCAAAGATCAACTGGCGATGTGGCGCGAGGCCGGCGTCAAGACATTGATCTGCGGCGCGTCGAGCCTCGATGCGGTGCGCGCCGTCGCCGAACTCGCTCAGTAG